atattTGTTAAATGCGATTTACGTTTTTCTTCATAAAACGTATTCGTGGAATACgatttatgtgtattttttgTACGCTTTTCAATTTTAGTGAGGGGCATTCTGATCTTTTCACCACCCCTCCTATACTTAGCCCATGACTGATGTAGGCCTTTTTCGACCTTATAAGGGTTTCTAGACCCCCATTCCTTATGTTGCACCTCTTTTTCTCTTCGGATTTTTCAATTTAAGTGACGATATtgaaaacaaattatttttatgttttatttcagAGTCgtcacttgaaattgagttaTGGTGCTCCAAGTCACCTTATTTAATCCCTAATCAAAAGAAATTGACTCTTTAATTTGATCTGTGAAAATAGAAAATCGGGTAAGAAATTCTATTGACCGAGGGGAAGGTATGAGGCATCCCTCGAGTCCCGTTGTTCTAGTACAGTCGCTTTTATTAAGTTATACTCaaacttaaattattttttgaatatattattgCGTCACCGCATTCTTCTCTtttgaaatattgaaaaaaaaaacttacaccAAAATGTGACCtcttttttttagaataaaCTTACTAAAATGGGAGGGGGGGGAATCAAAATATCcaatttagatataaaagaaatatttaatcACTAAATGGTGTAAAAATTTCGATTCGGTCAAAAATTACGTGTCTACACCTTAAACTTTTAACGCATTCAAACAAAAGAAATTAGGGCTAAGGAGAGGAGAAAtggctagggttcaaggatttcaagcCAGAATCTTGTCAGTTTGATTGTTTGTCTTcatcccaggtatgtaaggctaaccacaatgtggattgagttcgtccacatGCCCTATATCttcattgattcgagttgagttgagttttcaaggttccatgaattgagttcttgagttatttataattcctattgtgttcttgtatatatattacaatattccttgatgagtttcttgaattgagttttattgagagtatagattcatgtttgcatttacatgaaccctaattggaaattttatttttattttatgcattggtggagtttttaaagaatgatttgggaatatttttgcattaattattttatgcactattttgagtttaaaaaatgACTATTTTCGTCTTTGATTgcgaaagagtttgagcatgagttgagtttaagaagtctcttaattattattttgagcatgagtttgagaaatccTTAATTATTATCTTGAGCGTGAGTATTTTtaagtataaacgagttgaacattattacattaaagcatctattttgagattgagttgagaaattaaattatatatttattttaaatgcattcactgagttgagattatgtctattttaaagagaagagatgagatgagttttgagctaagtccaaaagatacttactgatttggtttgatatgaattgattgtcttatgagcattgagtctagggaggagtatcgagtaccgaattgggtaagaataagtaataactcgaacccaataactatgccgccaaacgtaggagaggattgaactattaaagtaggatgtttcctaaattattgcCCTGACATGAtatgacttgattggttatagaTCCATGATtattgattcgttcttaccctgaaAAGATAGTGGATGgacatggcaacaacgtcggtttgttgtactgtcactggctcataagtgatggttttcagATAAGAGAAGCTCCCATATTggtcttaatagtactctgatttggattggattggattagattggaatggattggatttgattgtatatgattggtctttgtctaaatcttattcttgttttaGACTTAGaatatcttgattgagttgttcacctTCCTGATTGGAAATcgctgagttgatttgattctaccttgatgcatgtttcattctgctattttacatactcatacattccatgtattgatgtTCATTTGGgtctgcatcgtttcatgatgcagagctagaatctagagatcatcaacaagcacATCATTGAATTTCTATTTGCATTCaattatttggtgagtcctccctgctttcggaggataccacattTATCTTTCAAGCtttgagtttagttttcttCATTTGATTTAAGGTAGTCATGAACCTGTTATTGGCACCACTaaaattgttgatagaggcttcatagactagattgacTAGTTTCActcttactagttgttgattagatagatggttggcctttggccttatttactAGTAGTATTcttaatgagttgagtcttccgctgatagaatgtgattgaatgaatgtgtgattggactaagtggttcgcttgaggaCCAGCAATAGTCTTCGAGTGCTGACCACGTCTACGATATCCTCTCGGGGTGTAATAGTATGGTATTTTGAATTGATGTATCTGAAAAAGGGGATGATGGGAGCAAAAGAAAGGATTTTTGATGTTTTTTAATATggtagaaaaaataagaaaatatagtaaaaaagGGTGTgtagttaaataatttttccaaaattatttCCGTGTGGACTCACAAATGAGGAACCCAATTGTGATGGATTGTACTCCTAATTCTGCTCGAAATTTGTTATTGGGCTTAAGGTTAAGAAGTAGGTTGGTTGGTCGGATTTTTAGTTTCGATTTTTGGGTTTGCATATATAAATGGgtaaattacccttttacacatattcccctaatatatttacttttattcccatatacatcaaaaaaattccaaattccctctttttcctttctctctctatacctcACTGATACATCCGCCTCTTCTTTCATCCTTGCCCTAATTTGCTCTAGTTAATTTGTTATTCTTCAACTGCTAATCAATTCCAAGGTTCCAAATAAGGTATATTTCAATCTTCCCTTATATGGAATTttacttcatcctcattcaatctgatttctcctaaaatttatatattttgattttttctgaaaatctttgaaaaattttctaaatttttatcatttgctttcttctgtaaatctttctatttttgtttctcataccttcaatgatacatatggaatccgttcatggtctcaaacagtccaataaaaatcaacgaattcttgtttctcctggttctgattcgtcttgggaaggttacgacgaagttagatccaaacatcgtaacgatccagcagtgatgaataagctacgtgagaaattgaagtcgaaagctacagttaaacatgcacccaaagaaatagacaacaagattgaaggggttacaacatgccctaatctcccaaaggtatgtgttcaattaagtttttgttttagaatgaaaattttgtgaaggttttaatgattctgatacatatcatttatgtatcagatacataatgtctttttaaaaggaattttttttggagattttctatttctgatacatcatgtttaagtgtcagtttctgttgttttaatttttaatgattctgatacatatacatttatgtatcagatacataatgtctttttcaaatgtaattttttggagatttactatttctgatacatcatgtttaagtgtcattttatgttgtttcaagttttaatgaagctgatacatatcatttatgtatcagatacataatgttttttcaaatgcaattatttgagatttactaattctgatacattatgtttaagtctcaatttctgttatttcaagtttaatgattctgatacatctacatttatgtatcagatacataatgtctgtttcaaatgcaattttttgagaattactatttctgatacatcatctttaagtctcagtatttgttatttcaagttttaatgattctgatacatatacatttatgtatcagatacataatattttttcaaatgcaattttttggagatttaccaTTTCTGATACTTCATGTgtaagtgtcattttttgatgtttcaagttttaatgattttgatacttctacatttatgtatcagaatataatatataactgtttctgatacatcttctgtatgtatcagaatctcatctcatggatcagatattttaatgcatatgatacatcgtatttatgtataaagttcaaattgtatttaaccattttcataccaatgcagggaatgaaatacgtcatcaagaagatcccgtcccacccattgagattcggaacggcatatagggctaattttcttgatgattttgaatcatcaataggtgaagaaggtataaagttatttaggatggaatttctattccaaatacTGGACTACATGCCGAATTCTTCAGTTCAAGATATGCCACACTATTGTGGAATTTTGGTTGTCGAAAGGCCAatgatggttatgttagcgataCCGAAGATTCTAAAAAATCTAAgagagatttcatatcttctagtcaaggagaaccgatggacgtcgagtagttttttttttgaattttgtattagAAGAATGTACAATTACcagacttttaagtttttctcatgTATGAAACTCtcatataagatgaaagtttatatatcatattatcaagcatcaaacttgactgcttcttgattctgatacatactattaatgtatcatattctaatgtataaaacttgactgcttctgatacatattgttaatgtatcatattctaatgtataaaacttgactgcttctgatacatactgttaatgtatcatattctaatttatcaaacttgattgtttctgatacatactgttaatgtatcagattctaatttatcaaacttgaattcttctgatattgtatatgtatcagcatctcatgtatcaagatttagtgattctgatacatcttatttatgtatcagaatctcatttaTCAGCTTTAATGAATCTGATTCATCTTGATTATATATCagattatcatgtatcaatatttaatgtttctgatacatcttgtctATGTATCAACACCTCACGTATCAACCTTTAATGtgtctgatacatcttgtttatgtattaaaattctcatgtatcaaaatataatgattctgatacatcatgtttatgtatcagattctgatacatctcatgattctgattgaattttttttccgcactgatgctctgtttttagaattttccttGATCTTCATAACTATTTTGTTCTTAAAAGGATTCTTTACCTTATTTAGcactttaattgattgaaacaatcaatcataacttaaattacgttactatccataaataactcacaagcattaattattttacacccaaaaactgatgtatcaggaaggtgagtaatgtatcagaaatttgaaaaaaaaaagggaaatcgggtaatttaagaaaaatgagggatacattgtaattgagctttttcactatgggatttaggtaaagtttactatATAAATTCAAACTAATTTATAGGTTAGTAAGCTTTATCATAGTATGATGTATACTTATCGGATACATACTTGTTAGTTGTATTTCAATACATGTACTAATATATGGAGTATTGTATAAGCTTCTTTAGAGAATAAAGACAGTTTTTTGTGATAATAATTATGAATAAGCAAGTAAAAGACATTCATTAAAAAGACAGTGAAACTGTTGCGATTTcaaaaaataagttgatttgttTTCTAAACCTAAAATGAGGTCTGATGGACAATGAACTTAACTAGAAATCAAATTTCAATAAAAGCcaaaaaaaagtaattctttTTATCTATCTCTATGTGGACAAAATTATTCaataaatatacatgtataaagATATATGTACTCGATGAATAACATGAGTGTACTGTGTACATAAGGTGCTATAATAATATTGTCATAAACAAGAAACGAAAAAAACTATATATTTTAAAGTTGGTGTTTAGAAAATCTCGAAAGTAATTCATTACTTTTTGAGAGAAAAAGAAGGAATTATGATGAAAGTTCAATCTATGCAAAAACGTAGTTTATGGTGTAAAATGAATTCAATAATACTCACATTGgaata
This DNA window, taken from Solanum dulcamara chromosome 3, daSolDulc1.2, whole genome shotgun sequence, encodes the following:
- the LOC129883689 gene encoding uncharacterized protein LOC129883689, whose amino-acid sequence is MIHMESVHGLKQSNKNQRILVSPGSDSSWEGYDEVRSKHRNDPAVMNKLREKLKSKATVKHAPKEIDNKIEGVTTCPNLPKGMKYVIKKIPSHPLRFGTAYRANFLDDFESSIGEEGIKLFRMEFLFQILDYMPNSSVQDMPHYCGILVVERPMMVIISFISFNESDSS